The sequence ACTTGGAGGGGCAGATCGGCATCCCTCACACGGTGGTCTTCGCCGAGGAGTTGAGCACGGAGGCGATCCTGGCGGGGATCCGCTCGGGCCGGAGCTGGATCGCCGAGTCGGCAGCCGTGGAGGTGTCGTTCACGGCCCATTTTGAGGGCCGCATCGCCGGAGTGGGAGAGCGACTCACAACGCATGGTGGCCAAGTCGAGGTCCGCGCAGCGGTGCAGGGCGTGCCGGCGGCGACCGTCAGCTTCCACACCGATCGAGGGAAGGTTCACCGCGCGGCCGTTCCGGGTGATGGAGCAGGTGTGGTGCAGTGGTACACGACGGCGGAGGACGCGGCGTTCGTCCGCATCGAGGTCCGCCATCCCGACGGGACCGTCGCCGCACTCACCAATCCGATCATCCTGTTCTGACTGATCGCTTCATTGTGCGGTGCGCAGGCGACGGAGACAGATGAGGCTGCAGGCCAGTTCGAGCAGGCCCTGGTGGAGGTCGGCGCGTCGTTCATAGCGGATCCGAAGTCGCTTGAACTGGTGCAGCCAGGCGAAGGCGCGCTCCACCACCCAACGCACCTTGCCCAGCCCGGAACCGTGAGCGACGCCGCGTCGGGCGATCAGCGGCTTGATGCCGCGCTTCCACAGCAGCCGGCGGTACTTGTCGAAGTCGTAGCCCCGGTCGGCGTACAGGCGCCGCGGCTTGCGGCGAGGGCGCCCCCGCATGCCTCGGATCGCTGGGACCGCATCCAGCAGCGGCAGGAGCTGGGTGACGTCGTGGCGGTTGCCGCCCGTGAGCGTGACGGCGAGCGGGGTGCCGTGGCGGTCGACGATCAAGTGATGCTTGGAGCCGGGACGGGCGCGGTCGACGGGCGAGGGGCCGACGTGGTCCCCCCTTTGAGCGCCCGGACGTGTGACCCGTCCACAGCACAGTCGTCCAAGTCCAACAGGTCAGCGCGGCGCAACTCGGCCAGCAGCGCGGCGTGCAGACGCGGCCACACGCCGGCCTCGGTCCAGTCCCTCAGTCGGCGCCAAGCCGTCACGCCGGAGCAGCCCACAGTCTCCGCAGGGACATCGCGCCAGGCGAC is a genomic window of Streptomyces sp. Edi2 containing:
- a CDS encoding IS5 family transposase (programmed frameshift), whose amino-acid sequence is MRTDLVPDDLWERVAPLLPPAPERRHRFPGRLRVPDRAALAGVLYVLRTGVAWRDVPAETVGCSGVTAWRRLRDWTEAGVWPRLHAALLAELRRADLLDLDDCAVDGSHVRALKRGDHVGPSPVDRARPGSKHHLIVDRHGTPLAVTLTGGNRHDVTQLLPLLDAVPAIRGMRGRPRRKPRRLYADRGYDFDKYRRLLWKRGIKPLIARRGVAHGSGLGKVRWVVERAFAWLHQFKRLRIRYERRADLHQGLLELACSLICLRRLRTAQ